A region from the Plasmodium berghei ANKA genome assembly, chromosome: 9 genome encodes:
- a CDS encoding AP2 domain transcription factor, putative, translated as MTTDLNKRSLRTRRKKTMNSFYYNNDYSNDLNSEETKSKINFVKKNDTLLGKTKDHSKRYPDIYDNKNPELSGNSIMSDTNVSDNNNNGMIDEKKTEFSEEMNANNISDEENLAKIRSNNKIGDDTINIKNEYKLDNSSKIEKNKSYTIGNHISNKTGCNKGIKNLSNSNENNYAKMAEKLPHVVGVRFDKSQNRWLSGICINGRCINRYFPVYKYGFEEARRLAIQHRKNFETANAGNPKKQQGESKTSHLNLLNINSKIPNGFKDIHGKNKLIFKYLSYDSIQKEWVVTYDYDSKVLVNKFPVDIYGYNNAYEMAVQCINKLTVCNQNKMNKNLKNENGKNIKYDFKSTNSQSDLNDDDDASFTLRKDKINKFVKANNNDNHLYKLNLEEKDGISNRISSSLNDGHSHNNNNINEYDIEKNKKMEFDSSNYNQTERLSNYPNNFYKYDTSPLDNDETNPPHFNSIKKLYNDENSGNNHDDNNLLQIFNETYLNDGDKNTYNILNNILKHNNNKNKLLGNRPFDHQTYEDGNIISNNDGNKIIIGIDGLTHNQLSNENLENLNNNSEHFKHYNDELNSLLECNKMNNKFENSKDIGSLLSDKKTSEIVNYDTISNFNKIIKNILKSNKNANNNEQIIKGINIIKNMQKNDKLEIHKPVEDYASSNNGDIDDIPEENGNENYNFSSGNISGIKRGRYISKIRHRIKKKHKNSINYNNYFIVKNEEDVNEENDINIAKNDINNSNEAIDGTELETNTKNEETPAQTEENFNQIGDNTKVDEQNEEIPKTEATEPNINNESNENTKQNTSIFNNISDENSNIVNNSEFNEVALKLAPWKKGIEWNQKKNKWTCKLWDSDGNTITKHVYIKNKEGIEIAYHYCIQIRLRSFDYYLTNVLNNFPKIEEISYTLENPCFILSYKDNEKKKYYFQEEGIYNSFVSCVEYLNKLKSENEETLYNIDSFIEEHKENIASENEINEQGNNNENKKSPILQELEDFMKDMNYFEHKKTVFDNMCEQTKAAYNIKPWVKGVLWEEKVKKWIVFFKDKSQNLRISFFNPCDYNNDVIMSYNKCCEYFKQIKESNNFDENTEEFSESIRQFIKSIEFDKVIDYSKNNYNHIDKSRSTSSDSSDISNASSKNIYKRKKKKKIHSYNENSHDLGDASQYRKNSNQLERDIMDDKKFRSLKNDHLGNTKYRISVNNIDKKLCNSYEPSNDEMGMLDYNSPADYKYSVDTLEGKYFNRNDMYNNSNNINCKTKHEKSLKRSQKNQLKKNILDDIDNESTNHDEMKKKYLNFDDNNSNMNNNDYSIGDRSFKMDYSEYENNTKENPINDYGDSNPYFRDDILSPSSTRTIARDMPFDSNNGNHRIGNNNYNMLGINGIDCNSSDIINGSSSEKCLNEINMIKDGGSDISGAMPYGRNLDTEYGKGSRNSDKYGNMDNKSINKSTEKLDNLLDGGTNVRLPKSEILNQAASLPKLQGMFFDKRRNYWTVSVCGFRKSFGVRTRGVYQAYKLAAEFRNRILETNKGKCYSQKSSSMSNSYKYNLKNVNGLTKEEKTNFLRDSESLQASSGVENSYNNKRNSLTSINNTDKDLVYTPSDRRSSYNLKDTDGSAGNENNNNDSSNIYDYLLENKMNSNILNNDNLLKTTYLPSSAANSVSHDENYSDMVYDERINFTGKSKKKMDKKYKYNNSYSASKYDNNGNLINNMDSNFMNFMNDGTYDMREHKNNNNSLFKKSGNNQNNGSDNNNISPSNTSISHLGSGPNYSPTHIYEIDNMHSTLDYYIKNENTANGLGKSEDLKNMKTNNYNQTSSFLKGDIRNSESINENNMYSKNLNNVDYEDSQNLMNNKMNSHNSEEKLNQSYPNNTLYNNSENNNYENTNIHINGNINSKDDLYKNYNLDGENKVFSLNTIIDETIEERDIRINKEVNKCKFVDGLIYDEANKCFRIKINGYRKAYSVIRRGVKEAYKLSIEAIQQIKKQSKPNNYNTSEQPQINSNNLTHFYNSSSETSKHGYAYNYQYIKNKPASQQECAEDIFENYTDQRGANKNNNPYMEANGRRKFSNDKKNNDEVSFPILNIDDNYYELLKTAIIICLNDILMNSIPKVFHLYKNLSITEDVKIEDILNVERKKKEQSLRYHIEYTQNSIGISSLIPYLKLFSTEILNNILPSAQSLEIQRLIIHSLDLQAYNTS; from the exons atgacgacggatttaaataaaagatcATTAAGAACGCgacgaaaaaaaacaatgaattctttttattataacaaTGATTATAGTAATGATTTAAATAGTGAAGAGacaaaaagtaaaataaattttgtaaaaaagaATGACACATTATTAGGAAAAACAAAAGATCATTCAAAAAGATACCCagatatatatgataataaaaacccAGAATTAAGTGGTAATTCGATTATGAGTGATACAAATGTCagtgataataataataatggaatgattgatgaaaaaaaaacagaatTTTCGGAAGAAATGAATGCTAATAATATTAGtgatgaagaaaatttaGCTAAAATACgaagtaataataaaataggCGATGAtactataaatataaaaaatgaatataaattagATAATTCAtctaaaattgaaaaaaacaaaagttATACTATTGGTAATCATATTTCTAATAAGACTGGGTGTAATAAAGGAATCAAAAATCTATCTAATagtaatgaaaataattatgctAAAATGGCAGAAAAGTTACCACACGTTGTTGGTGTAAGATTTGATAAGTCTCAAAATCGATGGTTATCAGGTATATGCATTAATGGAAGATGTATTAATAGATATTTTCCagtttataaatatggtTTTGAGGAAGCGAGACGATTAGCTATACAACatagaaaaaattttgaGACTGCCAATGCTGGAAATCCTAAAAAACAACAAGGAGAATCTAAAACATCACACTTGAATCTTCTTAATATTAATTCGAAAATACCTAATGGCTTTAaag ATATTCATGGAAAgaacaaattaatttttaaatatttatcatacGATTCTATTCAAAAGGAATGGGTAGTAACATACGATTATGACAGTAAAGTTTTGGTAAACAAATTTCCAGTTGATATATACGGATATAATAATGCTTATGAAATGGCTGTTCAATGTATTAATAAGCTAACTGTATGCAATCagaataaaatgaataaaaacctaaaaaatgagaatggaaaaaatataaaatatgattttaAAAGTACAAATTCTCAAAGTGACTTAAATGACGATGATGATGCAAGTTTTACATTACgtaaagataaaataaataaatttgttaaagcaaataataatgataatcatttatataagtTAAATTTGGAAGAAAAAGATGGTATTAGCAATCGTATCTCTTCTAGTTTAAATGACGGACACTctcataataataataatataaacgaatatgatattgaaaaaaataaaaaaatggaatttGATTCGAGCAATTATAATCAAACAGAAAGATTGTCAAATTATCCTAACAACTTTTACAAATATGACACTTCACCATTag ATAATGACGAAACAAACCCACCTCATTTTAatagtattaaaaaattatataatgatgAGAATAGTGGAAATAATcatgatgataataatttattacaaatttttaatgagacgtatttaaatgatggtgacaaaaatacatacaatatattaaataacatacttaaacataataataataagaaCAAGTTATTGGGTAATAGACCATTTGATCATCAAACATATGAAGATGgcaatattatttctaacaatgatggaaataaaataattataggTATTGATGGTCTTACGCATAATCAACTATCTAATGAAAACctagaaaatttaaataacaaTAGTGAGCATTTTAAACATTATAATGATGAACTAAATTCATTATTAGAATGtaacaaaatgaataacaaatttgaaaatagtAAAGATATAGGATCATTACTTAGcgataaaaaaacatcAGAAATTGTTAATTATGATACCATATCTAAtttcaataaaattattaaaaatatattaaaaagcaataaaaatgcaaataaCAATGAACAAATTATCAAAGGAAttaacataataaaaaatatgcaaaaaaatgataaattagAAATTCATAAGCCTGTTGAAGATTATGCTAGCAGTAACAATGGAGATATAGATGATATCCCAGAAGAAAATGgcaatgaaaattataacttTTCAAGTGGCAATATTAGTGGTATAAAACGAGGGAGATATATAAGTAAAATACGACatagaataaaaaagaaacacaaaaattctattaattataacaattattttattgtaaaaaatgagGAAGATGTTAACGAGGAAAATGACATCAATATTGctaaaaatgatattaacAATTCAAATGAAGCAATTGATGGCACAGAATTAGAAACAAATACTAAGAATGAAGAAACTCCTGCTCAAACAgaagaaaattttaatcAAATTGGAGACAACACTAAAGTAGACgaacaaaatgaagaaattcCCAAAACAGAAGCTACTGAGCCCAATATAAATAACGAATCGAATGAAAACACAAAACAAAACACAtcaatatttaataatatatctgatgaaaattcaaatatagTTAATAATTCTGAATTCAATGAAGTTGCATTAAAATTAGCTCCATGGAAAAAAGGAATAGAATGGAAccaaaagaaaaataaatggacATGCAAATTGTGGGATAGTGATGGAAATACAATTACTAAAcatgtttatataaaaaataaagaaggAATAGAAATTGCATATCATTATTGTATACAAATTCGTTTACGTTCttttgattattatttaacaaATGTATTAAACAATTTTCCAAAAATCGAAGAAATATCTTATACCCTAGAAAATCCgtgttttatattaagttataaagataatgaaaaaaaaaaatattattttcaagaAGAgggaatatataattcttttGTATCTTGTgtagaatatttaaataaattgaaaAGTGAAAATGAGGAAACATTGTACAATATAGATAGTTTCATAGAAGAACACAAAGAAAACATAGCAtcagaaaatgaaataaatgaacaaggtaataataatgaaaataaaaaatcacCCATTCTTCAAGAATTAGAAGATTTTATGAAAgatatgaattattttgaacataaaaaaacagTATTCGATAATATGTGTGAACAAACAAAAGCTGCTTATAACATAAAACCATGGGTAAAAGGTGTTTTATGGGAAGAAAAggtaaaaaaatggattGTGTTTTTTAAAGATAAAAGTCAAAATCTTCGAATTAGTTTCTTTAATCCATgtgattataataatgatgtAATAATGtcttataataaatgttgtgaatattttaaacaaataaaagaatcaaataattttgatgaaAACACAGAAGAATTTTCAGAAAGTATTCGgcaatttattaaaagtaTCGAATTTGATAAAGTAATTGAttatagtaaaaataattataatcatATTGACAAAAGTAGAAGCACAAGTTCAGACAGTAGTGATATTAGTAATGCTAgttctaaaaatatatataaaagaaaaaaaaaaaaaaaaatccatTCATATAATGAGAATTCTCATGATTTGGGCGACGCATCacaatatagaaaaaatagcaATCAATTAGAAAGGGATATTATggatgataaaaaatttagatctttaaaaaatgaccATTTAggaaatacaaaatatcgAATAAGCGTTAACaatatagataaaaaattatgtaataGTTATGAACCATCAAATGATGAAATGGGAATGTTAGATTATAATTCACCAGCagattataaatattctgTAGACACGTTAGaaggaaaatattttaatagaaatgatatgtataataatagtaataatataaattgtaaaacaaaacatgaaaaaagtttaaaaagaagccaaaaaaatcaattaaaaaaaaacatactTGATGATATTGATAATGAATCAACAAATCACGatgaaatgaaaaaaaaatatttaaattttgatgataataatagtaatatgaataataatgattatTCAATTGGAGATAGAAGTTTTAAAATGGATTATTctgaatatgaaaataatacaaaagaAAATCCTATAAATGATTATGGAGATTCAAATCCTTATTTTAGAGACGATATACTATCACCCTCTTCTACTCGTACAATTGCAAGAGATATGCCTTTTGATTCGAATAATGGAAATCATAGAattggaaataataattataacatGCTTGGAATAAATGGTATAGATTGTAATAGTAGcgatataataaatggaAGTTCAAGTGAAAAATGtctaaatgaaataaacaTGATAAAAGATGGGGGAAGTGACATATCTGGAGCTATGCCTTATGGAAGAAACTTAGACACTGAATATGGAAAAGGATCGAGAAATTCTGATAAATATGGTAATATGGATAATAAATCTATCAATAAAAGTACTGAAAAATTAGATAATCTTTTAGATGGAGGTACAAATGTTCGATTACCAAAAAGTGAAATTTTAAATCAAGCCGCAAGTTTACCAAAATTACAAGGTAtgttttttgataaaagaAGAAATTATTGGACTGTTAGTGTATGTGGTTTTAGAAAATCTTTTGGAGTTAGAACAAGAGGTGTTTATCAAGCATATAAATTAGCTGCTGAATTTAGAAATCGAATTTTAGAAACAAATAAAGGAAAATGCTATTCCCAAAAGAGTTCAAGCATGTCAAAtagttataaatataatttaaaaaatgttaatgGATTAACTAAAGAAGAAAAGACTAATTTTTTACGAGATTCTGAATCTCTTCAAGCATCATCTGGAGTAGAAAATTcatacaataataaaagaaattcATTAACTAGTATTAATAATACTGACAAAGATTTAGTATATACACCTAGTGATAGACGAAGTAGCTATAATCTTAAAGATACAGATGGAAGTGCTGGAaacgaaaataataataatgattcatcaaatatttatgactatttattagaaaataaaatgaattctaacattttaaataatgacAACTTATTAAAGACCACATATTTACCTAGTAGTGCTGCTAACAGTGTAAGTCatgatgaaaattattcaGATATGGTATATGATGAAAGAATAAATTTTACTGGTAAAtcgaagaaaaaaatggataaaaaatataaatataataatagctATTCTGCATctaaatatgataataatggaaatcttattaataatatggattcaaattttatgaattttatgaatGATGGAACATATGACATGAGagaacataaaaataataataattctttatttaaaaaatcaggaaataatcaaaataatgGAAGCGATAACAACAATATATCACCAAGTAATACATCCATTAGTCATTTAGGCTCGGGCCCAAATTATTCGCCTACTCATATATACGAAATCGATAATATGCATAGCACTTTGGATTATTACATTAAGAATGAAAATACTGCAAATGGATTAGGGAAATCAgaagatttaaaaaatatgaaaactAACAATTATAATCAAACTTCCTCTTTTTTAAAAGGTGATATTAGAAATAGTGAAagtataaatgaaaataatatgtattctaaaaatttaaacaaTGTAGATTATGAAGATAGCcaaaatttaatgaataataaaatgaactCTCATAATTCAGAAGAAAAACTCAATCAATCCTATCCAAATAACACgctatataataattctgaaaataataactaTGAAAATACTAACATTCATATAAATggtaatataaatagtaaagatgatttatataaaaattataatttagaTGGAGAAAATAAAGTGTTTAGTTTAAATACAATAATCGATGAAACAATAGAAGAAAGAGATataagaataaataaagaagttaataaatgtaaatttGTAGATGgattaatatatgatgaAGCTAACAAATGCTTtagaattaaaattaatggATATAGAAAAGCTTATTCTGTTATTAGACGAGGTGTAAAAGAAGCTTATAAATTAAGTATTGAAGCTATACAACAGATTAAAAAACAATCAAAaccaaataattataatactTCCGAACAACCACAAattaattcaaataatcTAACTCATTTCTATAATTCTAGTTCAGAAACATCTAAACATGGTTACGCTTATAATTATCaatacattaaaaataagcCGGCTTCTCAACAAGAATGTGCAGAAGACATTTTTGAAAACTATACTGACCAAAGAGGTgctaacaaaaataataatccaTATATGGAGGCTAACGGAAGACGAAAATTCTCCAATGATAAAAAG AACAATGACGAGGTTTCTTTCcctattttaaatatagaCGACAACTATTACGAATTACTTAAAACTGCCATAATCATTTGTTTAAATGATATTCTTATGAATTCTATTCCTAAagtttttcatttatataaaaatttgagTATAACAGAGGATGTTAAAATTGAGGACATATTAAATgtagaaagaaaaaagaaagaacaATCCTTAAGATACCATATAGAATATACTCAAAATTCCATAGGTATATCATCACTTATTCCATAtcttaaattatttagtactgaaattttaaacaatattttacCATCAGCTCAATCTTTAGAAATTCAAAGACTTATTATTCATTCCCTTGATTTACAAGCTTATAATACATCATGA
- a CDS encoding VPS9 domain-containing protein, putative — MEIHHPVLNILINKYKSLYDMLSCKTHIILLPESKTLLNTDINIEFIKKSIFLKSHLKNIYVNLCDQCIEIDTKCVYTNYGYEENIICDIIKIETNPNYNFFKIIFINIPLEGDKYEENISTNSISYNNNSLKYKNEINIFFSKNKTSKEYLYAQLSQFVCSYIIVKGYENYIGKKIVNIVDQTLKLQTNSNDRISGKNIKNILIKYTYSCLYDFIWKQLIKNYQNIELKIQKKIEYLRKDINGFLVNVNLKHINMFHIEALSFHVKQIEKCVDPFDKIVILDNISQLICEIISSTNQDLKKQKIAIYDINSDSLISIIVAAISYGQIKNIISHSIHLHMYIENLNDSEKIDKLSFIFTIFHSSIMYLCDMKIS; from the exons ATGGAAATTCATCACCCCGTTTTAAATATCCTTATCAACAAATACAAAAGCTTGTATGATATGCTATCCTGTAAAactcatataattttactGCCTGAATCGAAGACGCTTTTAAACacagatataaatatagagtttattaaaaaatctatatttttaaaaagccatttaaaaaatatatatgtaaactTATGCGATCAATGCATAGAAATTGATACAAAATGTGTTTACACAAATTATGGttatgaagaaaatataatatgcgatataataaaaatcgAAACAAATcctaattataatttttttaaaataatttttattaatataccATTAGAAGGTGATaaatatgaagaaaatatttccaCAAATAGTATaagttataataataattccttaaaatataaaaatgagataaatatattttttagtaaaaataaaacttctaaagaatatttatatgcgCAACTGTCTCAGTTTGTTTGTTCATATATCATTGTTAAAGgttatgaaaattatataggtaaaaaaattgtaaatataGTAGACCAAACACTAAAATTACAAACAAATTCAAATGATAGAATTtctggaaaaaatattaaaaatatattaattaaatataccTATTCATGTTTATATGATTTTATATGGAAACagttaattaaaaattatcaaaatatagaacttaaaattcaaaaaaaaattgaatatctaagaaaagatataaatgGCTTTTTGGTGAATGTCAATCTAAAGcacataaatatgtttcATATTGAAGCTCTTTCTTTTCATGTTAAACAG aTCGAAAAATGCGTGGATCcatttgataaaattgtaatttTGGACAACATAAGCCAGCTAATATGCGAAATAATTTCAAGTACAAATCAGGAtctaaaaaaacaaaaaatagcaATTTATGATATTAATAGTGATAGTCTAATTTCTATTATCGTTGCTGCTATTTCTTACGgccaaataaaaaacataataagTCATTCTATTCATTTACACATGTACatagaaaatttaaatgattccgagaaaattgataaactctcttttatatttaccaTTTTTCACTCATCAATTATGTACCTTTGTGATATGAAAATTTCATAA